In Hydractinia symbiolongicarpus strain clone_291-10 chromosome 4, HSymV2.1, whole genome shotgun sequence, the following proteins share a genomic window:
- the LOC130641890 gene encoding tetratricopeptide repeat protein 36 homolog, producing MADKEVLMRGNDDKVLHAIFHPHLPLQPESELLVDEAANDKTDQEIPDAFKKIEVDAVNQAQDGNLLYSLDLFNRLVKELPNYASGYNNRAQLFRIQGDNDSAYEDLNKAILLSRGKGRVASQAFVQRGLLYKLNNENEKATKDFQSAAKLGNTFAKQQITAMNPYAALCNQMLGEMFSKIYNGEPDM from the exons ATGGCGGACAAAGAAGTGTTAATGCGAGGAAACGACGATAAAGTTTTACATGCAATATTTCATCCACATCTTCCACTTCAGCCAGAAAGTGAGTTGCTCGTGGACGAGGCAGCAAACGATAAAACAGATCAAGAAATACCggatgcttttaaaaaaatcgagGTTGATGCAGTTAACCAAGCCCAAGATGGAAATCTTCTTTACAGTTTAGATCTGTTTAATAGGCTTGTTAAAGAACTTCCTAACTATGCTTCCGGTTATAACAACAGAGCACAACTATTTAGAATTCAAG GGGATAACGATTCTGCATATGAAGATTTAAACAAAGCCATTTTGCTAAGCAGAGGAAAAGGTCGTGTGGCATCACAAGCCTTCGTACAAAGAGGACTATTATATAAACTGAATAATGAAAACGAAAAAGCCACAAAGGATTTTCAGTCAGCAGCAAAACTTGGAAATACTTTTGCTAAGCAGCAGATAACAGCAATGAATCCTTACGCTGCATTGTGTAACCAAATGTTAGGTGagatgttttcaaaaatatacaacGGTGAGCCTGACATGTGA
- the LOC130641891 gene encoding C-terminal-binding protein 1-like, producing MPDSCCVPNCTNRRKTGEEGGFYKIPNKKHPVLRERWLTAIGRIEWSEELIKNAKVCHLHFVSGKKSKDSSHPDWVPSVFERCGK from the exons ATGCCTGATAGCTGTTGCGTACCTAATTGTACAAATCGTCGGAAGACGGGTGAAGAAGGTGGATTTTACAAAATTCCTAACAAGAAGCATCCTGTGTTGAGGGAGAGATGGCTGACTGCAATTGGCAGAATTGAATGGTCAGAAGAGTTAATAAAGAATGCCAAAGTGTGTCATTTACATTTTGTGTCTG gaaaaaagtcCAAAGATTCTTCTCATCCAGACTGGGTACCCTCAGTATTTGAACGTTGTGGAAAATGA
- the LOC130641888 gene encoding uncharacterized protein LOC130641888: MSKNADYFQNLSNADKSHYTGKLTLADGTMLADPYSLQTSHWSDDVLLLPDITYVDLYVYLVHTPSEFIHESLKAHKSLEAYNFYLSGHVQEVYCHHLKEVDFCYIKSSVLPSQRQGKTQKLYDTWIIMHKTGWIHSANCTCVAGLGSACSHVAALLFKLVACATLELNKTACTSVLCSWKKARKRAHPAPLSKIDFRRPKKTETLPKVDDPFGDTIKGFVSPDPIKFITGKDQEHLDELRQIAPDAVIFKSISLWLDDDQNLNSDTDSANENEQNSLPEPLTFIYEPTAINETDAEVKNSTSKY, translated from the exons ATGTCGAAAAATGCTGACTAttttcaaaatctttcaaatGCAGATAAATCCCACTATACTGGAAAACTTACACTCGCAGATGGGACTATGCTTGCAGATCCTTACTCGCTGCAGACTAGCCATTGGAGCGATGACGTTTTACTACTTCCAGATATAACTTATGTTGATCTGTATGTGTATTTGGTTCACACTCCTAGCGAGTTCATACACGAGTCGCTTAAAGCACACAAATCCTTGGAAGCTTACAACTTTTATCTATCAGGACACGTACAAGAAGTGTATTGTCACCACTTAAAAGAAGTAGATTTCTGTTATATAAAATCGTCTGTGTTACCAAGTCAAAGGCAGGGGAAAACGCAAAAATTATATGACACTTGGATTATAATGCATAAAACCGGTTGGATACATTCGGCAAATTGTACTTGTGTTGCAGG acttGGTTCAGCTTGCAGTCATGTTGCtgcattattatttaaattagtGGCATGTGCTACATTAGAGCTGAACAAAACAGCATGTACTAGTGTTTTATGCTCTTGGAAAAAGGCAAGAAAAAGAGCTCATCCTGCACCCTTAAGTAAAATTGACTTTAGAAGACCAAAAAAGACAGAGACACTGCCAAAAGTTGATGATCCTTTTGGAGACACAATAAAAGGTTTTGTATCACCTGATCCAATAAAATTTATTACTGGAAAGGATCAAGAACATCTTGATGAATTAAGGCAGATTGCTCCAGATGCAGTTATCTTTAAAAGCATCAGTTTATGGCTTGACGATGATCAAAACCTAAACAGTGACACAGATAGTGCAAACGAAAATGAACAAAACAGCCTTCCTGAACCTCTTACATTTATTTATGAGCCAACAGCAATTAATGAAACTGATGCAGAGGTAAAAAATAGCACTTCAAAGTATTAG